In a genomic window of Mucilaginibacter sp. KACC 22063:
- a CDS encoding DUF4397 domain-containing protein: protein MKKISPFIFALLLSAAVGCKKDTPTQEGDPANGALVKFLHTAPGTPAIDGYINTTKITPQASVSVTDNALVTSITTGITYNYLGSVTSYLGQFPGNNYAVVPAGNTTIKVVASTPAPALISQQTSTPGAIIGSVTQNTTSGTAYSVFTMGLPGSTTTPLSVKVVEDKFPAAASGKAYIRFAHMIPNGAPVDVTGTYTPTGGAATTSPLVTGTAYGTVTDFVAVPVNAVSTSSYTFQMYLAGTQTKLGAVSGTVTVAPGRYYTIIGRGLAANYVVPGINVTLRSTARPSLPVTDPTTKLPEIYFNPPGIVFYTNK, encoded by the coding sequence ATGAAGAAGATATCTCCATTCATATTTGCCTTACTGCTGTCTGCAGCCGTAGGGTGCAAAAAAGATACGCCCACACAGGAGGGCGACCCGGCAAACGGAGCATTAGTTAAATTTTTGCATACTGCTCCCGGTACCCCTGCTATCGATGGTTACATCAATACAACCAAAATTACCCCGCAAGCGTCTGTTTCTGTAACAGATAATGCACTGGTTACCTCGATAACTACCGGCATCACTTATAACTATCTGGGTTCTGTTACATCTTACCTTGGTCAGTTTCCGGGTAATAACTATGCTGTAGTACCTGCAGGCAATACTACTATTAAAGTTGTCGCATCAACTCCTGCACCTGCATTAATTAGCCAGCAAACAAGTACCCCTGGTGCAATTATCGGCAGTGTTACGCAAAACACTACCAGCGGGACAGCATATTCTGTATTTACGATGGGATTACCCGGCTCTACAACTACGCCTTTAAGTGTAAAAGTGGTTGAAGACAAGTTTCCGGCTGCGGCAAGTGGCAAGGCTTATATCCGCTTTGCCCATATGATACCCAATGGCGCCCCGGTTGATGTAACAGGCACATACACCCCTACCGGCGGAGCAGCCACAACCAGTCCATTGGTTACAGGCACCGCTTATGGTACAGTAACCGACTTTGTAGCGGTACCTGTAAATGCTGTCAGTACCTCATCTTATACATTCCAGATGTACCTGGCCGGCACGCAAACTAAATTGGGCGCAGTTTCCGGAACGGTAACTGTAGCCCCGGGAAGATACTACACCATAATTGGCCGTGGATTAGCTGCTAATTACGTTGTGCCCGGAATTAATGTTACGCTACGGTCGACCGCAAGGCCTTCCCTACCGGTAACTGACCCCACTACCAAATTACCTGAGATTTATTTTAATCCGCCGGGTATTGTATTTTATACCAACAAATAA
- a CDS encoding (deoxy)nucleoside triphosphate pyrophosphohydrolase — protein MIIPVAAAIIIKDNKIMIAKRSQHKHLGGFWEFPGGKIEANETAENCLLRELNEELKIKIKVISYLAENTYDYGSIKILLKAFICHFISGQFTLIDHDEVRWVTTKQLQDYNMAPADIPFLKLLTN, from the coding sequence ATGATCATCCCAGTTGCTGCTGCCATAATAATAAAGGACAATAAGATTATGATTGCCAAACGATCACAACATAAGCATTTGGGTGGCTTTTGGGAGTTTCCTGGCGGTAAAATAGAGGCTAACGAGACTGCTGAAAACTGTTTGTTACGCGAACTAAATGAAGAGCTCAAAATAAAAATAAAAGTAATTAGCTATTTGGCTGAAAATACATACGATTATGGCTCAATAAAAATTTTGCTTAAGGCATTTATATGTCATTTTATAAGTGGGCAATTTACACTAATTGACCACGATGAAGTAAGATGGGTGACTACTAAACAACTGCAAGATTACAATATGGCTCCTGCGGACATTCCATTCCTGAAATTACTTACCAACTAA
- a CDS encoding ImmA/IrrE family metallo-endopeptidase: MLTTETFKPNWISVPGDTIVELLEEKKISVHHFAAQMNSSIGFINELLNGTAVITEETSQKLSEILGASVDFWLRREFQYREGLVRLKKVAEQSWLKLLPIRDMINFGWIKEEVAKSVDALLLYFGVSDINEWHNKYQAEMAQVSFRTSSSFKQQPAAVAAWLRQGEIQSQSIECKDWNAALFAASLTEIRSLTKIKEPEIFLPKLKAICAKCGVAIAIVRTPNGCQASGVTKFLSPNRALLMLSFRYLTDDHFWFTFFHEAGHLLLHGQNSVFVEEISRNRLTSEEEKEANEFAAEQLIPSIYRENMMKLPVSNKRLIIGFASKIGVSAGILIGQMQHFGKIEYNRFNSYKRKYTWEAIPDFNR; this comes from the coding sequence ATGTTAACCACAGAAACATTTAAACCTAATTGGATTTCAGTACCAGGAGACACAATTGTTGAATTACTGGAAGAAAAGAAGATATCTGTACATCATTTCGCAGCTCAAATGAATAGTTCCATAGGTTTTATAAATGAGCTTTTGAATGGTACTGCGGTAATTACAGAGGAAACGTCTCAAAAGCTCTCAGAAATACTTGGTGCATCTGTCGACTTTTGGTTAAGAAGAGAATTTCAATACAGAGAAGGGCTTGTGAGGTTGAAAAAGGTTGCGGAACAATCATGGCTTAAGCTTTTGCCAATACGTGATATGATAAACTTCGGGTGGATAAAGGAAGAGGTAGCTAAAAGTGTTGACGCATTGCTACTTTATTTCGGAGTCTCTGATATCAATGAGTGGCATAATAAATATCAAGCAGAAATGGCGCAAGTGTCATTTCGGACATCTTCCAGTTTCAAACAACAGCCAGCTGCTGTCGCGGCATGGCTTAGACAGGGAGAAATACAAAGTCAATCGATAGAATGTAAAGACTGGAATGCCGCACTGTTTGCAGCATCACTAACAGAAATACGTTCACTAACAAAAATTAAAGAACCTGAGATTTTCTTGCCTAAGCTAAAGGCGATTTGTGCTAAATGTGGAGTTGCTATTGCGATTGTTCGAACTCCTAATGGTTGTCAGGCGAGTGGTGTAACTAAATTTTTGAGTCCAAATAGAGCTTTATTAATGCTCAGCTTTCGTTATCTGACTGATGATCACTTTTGGTTTACTTTTTTTCATGAGGCTGGCCACTTGTTATTGCATGGGCAAAACTCTGTGTTTGTTGAAGAAATTAGCAGAAACAGGCTTACAAGCGAAGAAGAAAAGGAAGCCAATGAATTTGCTGCTGAACAATTAATACCCTCTATTTATCGCGAAAATATGATGAAATTGCCAGTGAGCAATAAAAGGCTTATTATCGGTTTTGCCTCAAAAATTGGTGTTTCTGCAGGTATTTTGATTGGTCAGATGCAGCATTTCGGAAAAATCGAATATAATAGATTCAATTCTTATAAAAGGAAATATACTTGGGAGGCAATACCTGATTTTAACCGCTAA
- a CDS encoding SusD/RagB family nutrient-binding outer membrane lipoprotein, producing the protein MKKLIYTITALLAIGTVSSCKKFVDINTNPNAPTSVDAASLLPPMLAGMERGVWYDSRYIGQYAQIWGSTAANNVWDQEGYAPGSDSNGEMWRTIYFSLGQNINLMIADATAHNKYEYLGVAHALRAWGWQYGGDIYNYMIVKEAYDPTKLTFNYDDPQTVYAAAVSECRLALQYFNQAIKADGNSGVSTTLQKGDYLYNGNRSQWIKFVYSILAQNAMHMSNKSTFQPDSVAKFVDLSFAGNQDNASVQNTASNSTDANFWGPTRGNLNSYRQSDFIVRLLDGRILAGAANQDTLADPRLPLFLNISKDRVYRGVIAPLGDPNTADPNTAIPAWAGFNNVKQTGTAKYLFNDNARGVLMTYPVLQFMKAEALYKKGDIAGAYNSFKTGVSAALDFASNPPVGTTIVGPQNYISATAKAKYLAGPSVPQSAAALKLSDILQQKFIALYLWNPIEAWTDERRYSYDATIFQGFTKPGTLYPDNAGKQVYVVRPRYNSEYIWNIPALQKIGATAPDYHTTKPWFVLP; encoded by the coding sequence ATGAAAAAACTCATATATACGATAACAGCACTGTTAGCCATTGGCACGGTAAGCAGCTGCAAAAAATTTGTTGATATTAACACCAATCCTAACGCACCTACCAGTGTAGATGCTGCCAGTTTATTACCGCCAATGCTGGCCGGTATGGAAAGAGGGGTTTGGTATGACAGCCGATATATTGGCCAATATGCCCAGATCTGGGGATCAACTGCTGCAAACAATGTTTGGGACCAGGAAGGATATGCACCAGGCTCAGACTCAAACGGCGAAATGTGGCGTACCATTTACTTTAGCCTTGGGCAAAATATTAACCTGATGATTGCCGATGCTACAGCTCATAACAAATATGAATATTTAGGCGTTGCACATGCACTGCGCGCTTGGGGATGGCAGTATGGTGGCGACATTTATAACTACATGATTGTTAAAGAAGCTTATGACCCCACTAAGCTGACCTTCAATTATGATGACCCGCAAACGGTTTATGCCGCAGCAGTATCAGAATGCCGCCTGGCATTGCAATATTTTAACCAGGCAATTAAAGCTGATGGAAATTCGGGCGTATCTACAACACTGCAGAAAGGCGACTACCTGTACAATGGTAACCGCAGCCAGTGGATCAAATTCGTTTATTCGATACTTGCGCAAAATGCAATGCACATGAGCAACAAGTCGACTTTTCAGCCCGATTCTGTGGCTAAGTTTGTTGACCTTTCTTTTGCCGGTAATCAAGACAATGCAAGCGTTCAAAACACAGCGTCTAACTCTACCGATGCTAACTTCTGGGGACCTACACGCGGTAACCTGAATAGCTATCGCCAGTCTGATTTTATTGTACGTTTGCTTGATGGCCGTATTTTAGCCGGAGCTGCAAATCAGGATACCCTTGCCGACCCTCGCTTACCTTTGTTTCTTAATATTAGTAAAGACAGAGTGTATCGTGGTGTGATTGCTCCGCTGGGCGACCCTAACACGGCTGATCCCAATACTGCAATACCCGCATGGGCTGGTTTTAATAACGTTAAACAAACCGGTACAGCTAAATATCTTTTCAATGATAACGCACGTGGCGTACTGATGACCTATCCGGTACTTCAATTTATGAAGGCTGAAGCTTTGTACAAAAAAGGCGATATAGCTGGTGCGTATAACTCGTTTAAAACCGGCGTTTCAGCTGCGCTTGATTTTGCAAGCAATCCGCCGGTAGGTACAACCATTGTTGGTCCGCAAAACTATATATCTGCAACAGCCAAGGCTAAATATCTTGCCGGTCCAAGTGTTCCGCAATCGGCAGCAGCATTAAAACTAAGCGACATCTTGCAGCAAAAATTCATCGCCCTGTATTTATGGAACCCAATAGAGGCATGGACAGACGAGCGCCGTTACAGCTACGATGCTACAATTTTTCAGGGTTTTACCAAACCAGGCACATTATATCCGGATAATGCCGGCAAACAGGTTTATGTTGTACGCCCGCGCTATAATTCAGAGTACATCTGGAACATTCCGGCATTGCAAAAAATTGGTGCAACAGCTCCGGATTATCATACCACAAAACCATGGTTTGTTTTACCATAA
- a CDS encoding AraC family transcriptional regulator, whose amino-acid sequence MFSHTSLEDFYKQTAAALPNGIAKEIGHFNVFEAEKLFDKATGKRTMPYSRRDYYKISWIKGKSRAEYADKVIDLAANALLFATPKIPYHWIPEDDQTGMFCIFTPDFLAQSKSGVVLDDLPIFQPGQIPAFQLSDEEVTEIEYIFRKMLKELSSDYKYKYDLLRNLVLELIHYGQKLQPMSALSTTQNASQRISSLFIELLERQFPLASADQRLSLRSAKDYADRLAACKSS is encoded by the coding sequence ATGTTTTCCCACACATCGCTCGAAGATTTTTACAAACAAACTGCCGCTGCGCTGCCCAATGGTATCGCTAAGGAAATAGGGCATTTTAATGTTTTTGAAGCGGAAAAGCTTTTCGATAAAGCTACGGGTAAACGTACCATGCCTTACAGCCGCCGCGACTATTATAAGATCAGTTGGATAAAGGGAAAAAGCAGGGCAGAATATGCAGACAAGGTAATTGATCTGGCAGCTAATGCTTTGCTTTTTGCAACTCCAAAAATCCCATATCACTGGATCCCGGAAGACGATCAAACCGGTATGTTCTGCATATTTACGCCAGATTTTTTGGCACAAAGTAAGTCTGGCGTAGTGCTCGATGACTTGCCGATATTTCAGCCGGGGCAAATACCCGCCTTCCAGCTTTCTGATGAAGAAGTTACCGAGATAGAGTATATCTTCAGGAAAATGCTGAAAGAACTGAGTTCCGATTATAAATACAAATATGATTTGTTGCGCAACCTGGTGCTCGAGTTGATTCATTACGGGCAGAAACTGCAACCCATGTCGGCATTAAGCACAACGCAAAATGCATCGCAGCGGATATCATCATTGTTTATCGAGTTGCTCGAAAGGCAGTTTCCTTTAGCATCGGCGGACCAGCGGTTGAGCTTGCGATCAGCAAAAGATTACGCCGACAGGCTGGCTGCATGTAAATCATCTTAA
- a CDS encoding glycerophosphodiester phosphodiesterase family protein: protein MKITLLLSFICFSTGVTLAQPNPLPKPRHAFTVVAHRGDHVKYPENSLAAYAEGIKNGVDYVEIDLRTTKDSVLVSMHDGSVTRMTGATGNIRDLTLAQVKQLRLKSRDTSDTTVYHVPTFEEILNLCKDKIYIYLDFKEASVAATYAMLRKHHMEKQVIVYINSEQQLTDWKHVAPHMPLMLSLPENEKDLAAIKAFIDLHHPDLLDGNWKDYNKEILTYLQEKHLLAWPDIQSADEDKNWKAALGLGFHGLQTDHPAALINYLEEKRIR from the coding sequence ATGAAAATTACGCTGCTACTTTCTTTTATATGCTTTTCAACTGGAGTTACGCTTGCACAGCCCAATCCGCTTCCTAAACCCCGGCATGCGTTCACCGTAGTTGCACACAGGGGCGACCACGTTAAATACCCCGAAAACTCTTTAGCGGCTTATGCGGAGGGTATAAAAAATGGCGTAGATTATGTAGAGATTGATCTGCGCACAACCAAAGACAGTGTGCTGGTAAGCATGCATGACGGATCTGTAACCCGCATGACGGGTGCAACCGGAAACATCAGAGACCTGACGCTTGCCCAGGTTAAACAACTGCGTTTAAAAAGCCGCGACACCAGCGACACCACTGTTTATCACGTACCGACATTCGAAGAAATCCTGAATTTGTGCAAGGATAAAATTTACATCTATCTTGATTTTAAGGAGGCATCGGTTGCTGCTACCTATGCCATGTTGCGCAAACATCACATGGAAAAGCAGGTGATTGTTTACATTAACAGCGAACAGCAATTAACCGATTGGAAACATGTGGCACCGCATATGCCCTTAATGCTGAGCCTGCCCGAGAATGAAAAAGACCTTGCCGCTATCAAAGCCTTTATTGACCTGCACCACCCCGACTTATTAGATGGCAACTGGAAGGACTACAATAAAGAAATATTGACATATTTACAGGAAAAGCACTTATTAGCCTGGCCGGATATACAAAGCGCCGACGAAGACAAAAACTGGAAAGCTGCACTGGGCTTAGGATTTCACGGCTTGCAGACCGACCACCCGGCAGCACTGATTAATTATTTGGAAGAAAAGAGGATCAGATAG
- a CDS encoding thymidylate synthase, which produces MPKLNTNTFKTLDDLLTAVYQDLMERPSSIPTTRSKKGGDTCEIIGVSLTLANPRARLSRSEVKGKAFSPVGELLWYLSGSNTLEFIQPYISHYKDETDDGNTIYGAYGPRLLNMHNKYNQVNNIIKLLGQKPTSRRAVIQLFDASDLVGTHKEIPCTCTLQFLLRDNQLNLHVSMRSNDAYMGLPHDVFAFTMLQEIMANILGVDMGAYHHSVGSLHLYDNDRNLVEQYLYEGYQPTKFYMPAMPKVDPRPAIKQIIKLEELIRTDQSFCLDGLDPYWVDIIKMVHIHFLSKKKDITGIRNVMAGMNDIYKMYIEKKIC; this is translated from the coding sequence ATGCCTAAGCTTAATACAAATACATTTAAAACTCTTGACGATTTACTTACGGCGGTTTATCAAGACTTAATGGAACGACCGAGTTCTATTCCAACTACAAGAAGCAAGAAAGGGGGAGACACTTGTGAAATTATTGGAGTAAGTTTGACTTTAGCCAACCCTCGTGCCCGCTTAAGTCGCTCTGAAGTTAAAGGCAAAGCATTTAGTCCTGTAGGCGAACTACTTTGGTATTTGTCTGGAAGTAATACATTAGAATTTATACAACCCTATATTTCGCATTACAAAGATGAGACAGATGATGGCAACACAATTTATGGCGCATATGGCCCAAGGCTATTAAACATGCATAATAAATATAACCAGGTCAATAATATCATAAAATTATTAGGGCAAAAGCCCACATCTCGACGTGCAGTTATACAACTTTTTGATGCATCAGACTTAGTTGGAACACATAAAGAAATTCCTTGTACTTGCACCTTACAATTTCTTTTGCGAGACAATCAATTAAATCTACATGTATCGATGCGCTCTAATGATGCATACATGGGCTTACCACATGACGTATTTGCCTTCACAATGTTGCAAGAAATAATGGCAAATATACTCGGTGTGGATATGGGGGCTTATCACCATTCAGTTGGGAGTCTACACCTTTATGATAATGATAGGAATCTTGTCGAACAATATTTATATGAAGGTTACCAACCAACGAAATTTTATATGCCAGCTATGCCGAAAGTTGATCCTCGGCCAGCGATTAAGCAAATAATTAAACTTGAAGAGCTTATCCGAACGGATCAATCCTTTTGTCTTGATGGCCTTGATCCATATTGGGTTGATATCATAAAAATGGTACATATTCATTTTCTGAGTAAGAAAAAAGATATCACTGGCATCAGAAATGTTATGGCTGGCATGAATGACATTTACAAAATGTATATTGAAAAAAAGATTTGTTAA
- a CDS encoding DUF4256 domain-containing protein: protein MVEPKAMSKQLSIQETEQLLSVLKERFGKNMSRHGGLKWADVQARLEANPEKLWSLNQMEITEGEPDVVGYDANTGEFVFYDCSPESPKGRRSFCYDRKALDSRKENKPRNNVVESASAMGVELLTEEQYRQLQQLGEFDLKTSNWVKTPDHIRKLGGAIFCDRRYDTVFVYHNGAESYYAARGFRGVLKV, encoded by the coding sequence ATGGTAGAACCTAAAGCAATGAGCAAACAATTATCCATACAAGAAACTGAGCAACTGCTAAGCGTATTAAAAGAAAGATTCGGGAAGAACATGAGTCGACACGGAGGCCTTAAATGGGCAGATGTGCAGGCAAGGCTTGAAGCTAACCCGGAAAAGCTTTGGTCGTTAAATCAAATGGAAATAACCGAAGGCGAGCCCGATGTGGTGGGGTACGATGCTAACACCGGTGAATTCGTATTTTATGATTGCTCGCCCGAAAGCCCTAAAGGCCGCAGGAGTTTCTGCTATGATCGTAAAGCCCTGGATTCGAGAAAAGAAAATAAGCCAAGAAATAATGTTGTAGAATCTGCTTCAGCTATGGGGGTAGAATTACTAACAGAAGAACAATACCGGCAATTGCAACAATTAGGGGAGTTTGATTTAAAAACATCAAACTGGGTGAAAACGCCAGATCATATCCGCAAGCTTGGCGGTGCTATATTTTGCGACCGCCGTTATGATACCGTATTTGTTTACCACAACGGTGCCGAATCTTATTATGCTGCACGGGGTTTCAGGGGTGTGTTAAAAGTGTAA
- a CDS encoding helix-turn-helix domain-containing protein, producing MTPTGWLHVNHLNKVLKEATGHTTTELISNRVIQEARILLKQTDWSVADVAYTLGFDDVAHFSNYFKKQTSFTPLAFRA from the coding sequence ATTACGCCGACAGGCTGGCTGCATGTAAATCATCTTAATAAAGTTTTAAAAGAAGCAACGGGGCATACCACTACTGAACTGATCAGTAACCGGGTTATACAGGAAGCCCGTATCCTGCTCAAACAAACCGATTGGAGCGTGGCAGATGTTGCTTATACTTTAGGGTTTGATGATGTGGCGCATTTTTCTAATTACTTTAAAAAGCAAACCAGCTTTACGCCGCTTGCTTTCAGAGCCTGA
- a CDS encoding alpha-glutamyl/putrescinyl thymine pyrophosphorylase clade 3 protein: MDSHQIGQLFMRLSRDIELETSLVSSLKAFQNTTPLLGIANQPELDCFVKQLVDSVRRIQYVTTIRDKINTPSCVNPNLGGFNPIKAAAFHHANGNSEEASWLVFLATHFGKNKASGWQLLQDVYGTLGMGIFDWQQACQSPRGLGIWIDNNKNQLKANGGNFGNHRKYQSLKVNNTGQTISSYIDWIGKTKSHLVKFLQLEPNQANPKIRFRAFYNSMLQVYGFGRTAVFDYLTMMGKLQLIDVEPDSVYMIGATGPFKGGRLLFTGSCNASITRRQMDRMLSSLNQHLGIPFGMQVLEDALCNWQKSPNQYIYFSG; this comes from the coding sequence ATGGATAGCCACCAAATCGGCCAGCTTTTTATGAGACTTTCAAGGGATATAGAGTTAGAAACTTCGTTAGTAAGTAGTCTTAAAGCTTTTCAAAACACAACCCCCTTATTAGGAATTGCGAATCAGCCAGAGCTTGACTGCTTTGTAAAACAGCTTGTGGATAGTGTACGTAGGATACAATATGTAACAACTATACGTGATAAAATAAATACACCGAGTTGTGTTAATCCTAACCTTGGCGGATTTAACCCCATTAAAGCGGCTGCGTTTCATCATGCTAATGGAAATTCGGAAGAAGCTTCTTGGCTTGTATTTTTAGCCACACATTTTGGCAAAAATAAAGCATCGGGATGGCAATTACTACAAGATGTCTACGGTACTTTGGGAATGGGCATATTCGATTGGCAACAAGCATGTCAGTCTCCTCGAGGACTCGGAATATGGATTGATAATAATAAGAATCAGTTAAAAGCAAATGGTGGCAACTTTGGTAACCATCGAAAATATCAAAGCCTTAAAGTAAATAATACCGGCCAAACTATTTCGAGCTATATTGATTGGATTGGCAAAACCAAATCTCATTTAGTTAAATTTTTACAACTTGAACCAAACCAAGCTAATCCCAAAATACGATTTAGGGCATTTTATAATTCAATGTTACAAGTATATGGATTTGGAAGAACTGCTGTATTTGACTATTTAACCATGATGGGCAAATTGCAGCTTATTGATGTAGAACCCGACTCTGTATACATGATCGGCGCCACGGGGCCATTTAAAGGAGGACGGCTCCTTTTTACTGGAAGTTGTAATGCCTCAATTACACGCCGCCAAATGGATCGAATGCTGTCTTCACTTAACCAACATTTAGGTATACCATTTGGGATGCAAGTATTAGAGGATGCTTTATGTAATTGGCAGAAATCTCCTAATCAGTATATTTATTTTAGCGGTTAA
- a CDS encoding SDR family NAD(P)-dependent oxidoreductase produces MENTKKIALVTGGSRGLGKDMALRLADKGINVIITYNSKADDAQNVINEIEQKGLQAAALQLNTGAVSSFDNFINQLKDVLHAKFGTDHIDFLVNNAGIGGYSPITDVTEAFFDELLNVHFKGVYFLTQKVLPLINEGGGIVNISSGLTRVAIPGSSVYASLKTAVETFTRYLAKELGERKIRANVVAPGAIMTDFGGGHLRNDEQLQKMVSSFTALGRPGVAEDIGGVVAFLCTEDARWVNGQRIEAAGGMAL; encoded by the coding sequence ATGGAAAACACTAAGAAGATAGCCCTTGTAACCGGCGGCAGCCGCGGACTGGGTAAAGACATGGCATTGCGCCTTGCTGATAAAGGTATTAACGTCATCATCACTTACAACAGCAAAGCTGATGATGCACAAAACGTGATTAATGAAATAGAGCAGAAAGGGTTGCAGGCTGCAGCATTACAACTGAATACAGGAGCAGTTAGTAGCTTTGATAATTTTATTAATCAGCTTAAAGATGTACTTCATGCTAAATTCGGAACTGATCACATCGACTTCCTGGTTAATAATGCGGGCATAGGTGGTTATTCGCCAATTACAGATGTTACAGAAGCATTTTTTGACGAATTGCTGAATGTCCACTTTAAAGGTGTGTACTTTTTAACGCAGAAAGTTTTGCCTTTAATTAACGAAGGCGGCGGTATCGTAAATATATCATCCGGACTTACACGTGTAGCTATACCCGGTTCTTCGGTATATGCTTCATTGAAAACTGCGGTAGAAACATTTACACGTTATCTGGCAAAAGAACTTGGCGAAAGAAAGATCAGGGCTAATGTGGTTGCGCCGGGTGCCATCATGACTGACTTTGGCGGCGGTCATTTAAGAAATGATGAGCAATTACAAAAAATGGTAAGCAGTTTTACAGCTTTGGGCAGACCTGGTGTTGCCGAGGATATTGGTGGCGTAGTAGCATTTTTGTGTACAGAGGATGCCCGCTGGGTAAACGGACAGCGTATTGAAGCTGCCGGTGGTATGGCATTATAA